The Sorangiineae bacterium MSr11367 genome window below encodes:
- a CDS encoding SDR family NAD(P)-dependent oxidoreductase, whose amino-acid sequence MTETILITGGCGGLGAIVAGHLAAKGPVNLILNGRSPLGERQRSQLAALEQHNCNPFYLEADVSDASALRRGLAEARARFGPIDGVIHAAGLAGRKLFEQPPGEFQKFLDPKVRGVQVLDEVLAGEPLRFVCYFSSTSAVLGDFGACNYAVGNRFMIAYARHRNALWEQGQRQGRTIVINWPLWRDGGMGFGDDRVAARYLNASGQRMLETREGLALLDRFLGAQQESTQPLVFAGRPDRICRFLGVETAEQETAQIADAPAAGSDSSDSSGKNGLGRAAHMHGWPLENCLAWDLREMITALLKVPGDRLDETTQLTDFGFDSIGLVHYARALSERYGLAITPDLFFAHSTLEQLEHYFLTEHGPVMARCYREEHEEHRGEQREQRDHRQEQRPVPASTIRAEAPSNTSEPIAIIGMSGRFPKARTVDELWKLLAEGINAVDRIPADRFDWPAYGGSLGEGADRPLPQWAGMISGVAEFDPQFFELSPREANSMDPRQRLLLQEAWNALENAAYGPRQIERQRMGMFVGVEEGDYHRLGEEYSVDLDKESSIASNHTGILAARLAYFLDFKGPVMAINTACSSALVAVHQACQSLYSDECDTALAAGVNLLLTPGPLLDMARAGMLSPDGECRPFDKRANGLVPGEAVAVVVLKRLSRALADGDPIHAMLLGSGINHDGRTNGITAPNRLSQTELIRRVHAKSGIEAAHIGYIIAHGTGTSLGDPVEVNALNDAFQGAPARDACALTSTKSNLGHTFAASGLVSLLCMVQALRHRTIPASLHCEEENDFIQWGKGPFFVNKANRPWQVGAGERRRGAVSAFGISGTNAHVVLEEFDGEPVTGAGDGTEPPYHLLVLSAKTAAALTENARSLGRALGDETLARRGLAAIGYTLLEGRTHFRHRCALVVTSIDDAREQLNRFGEGKRRTLFEGVVPREFSEQKVVANHIAELLQRSPDLIRDPSSYRDILLGLGEFYCRGYHIDGEMLAGGPRRRISLPAYAFARGHYWQTRGTGAERRTAREENREVNVAPEAIGTASFEPIWLASPLPETAEELDFAERIQWVCRANESSIREFSVDERSTDVHSTDEFDAQTPCERYEAIALQVFERLQGILSRKPEAEILLQLVVCGEGDDSPLTNLTGLLRTAQWENPALVAQLIHVEGSPSRRRLADILAENRRASRDRQIRYRQGQREVMRWVPLENGPVDAEDGRIPWRHNGVYLITGGSGELARLLANDISASAPQARLILCGRSAPDARMEARLAAGQGYRQADMSRREDVEKLIADIESRYGRLTGVIHCAGIVEDGFIVNKTSRQFRAVLSPKVAGTEWLDGATRDMDLDFFLLFSSSTGALGNPGQADYAAANGFMDAFADYRNRLVAAGVRRGHTLSINWPLWREGGMRVEAGRLEILRRDNGIAPLETAAGMGALRRALTGRRARVMVLAGEVSRLPSILQLPQSQNAQPRHRSPEAQTPPPSNREGVNGQRMTRAAAGSLLMREIRQQLLIGDEQPLDAEATFTELGLDSIQSLRLMRALSAKFDRPLRETLVFDYPNIAALAEYLSGQEIEKPRPLPRPLSAEPQPADFKTHLAALRQRYDEIVPLQIEGDGPLLFCIHPMSGDVGIYTKLAEFAARRFRVIGIRSRGLLSGQEPLATVETMGRHYAGILAALEPGRPKHLIGASMGGAAAYETARQLQLQGESVHTLFLVEAPLIETDEDAALWASDWVENHVMNANFLLIALLHLEADFRARKAAGYIQWSDLEIRRDELESPGEARSNGQQLWGHGEESLVERLVSLIKGRGVTPEKPYLKQRLQSMAAIHSANLRALQGYRASPRSAERAQLPRVPRAFFLRSRSGQAVSTGVYNPDYLVRVQRAKGGLLPFFEPWQALLPGMTTFEAEGGNHFDLLSSDAAVERMAERIAAILAAPVEILDAPPEVAKLPTKTPALKRPEPDEHGGEAIAIIGMSGRFPGAETLEQFYDLLKSDRCALAPLPSTRGWDLPTVEVNQGGFLPDIEKFDPLFFNIPPNEAALADPAERLFLQESWKAIEDAGVDPLSLAGKNWGVFCGGGGDYTLRIQAHSGVSPHVTTSAIPGRVSYSLNLAGPCLSVDAGCASSLLALAQACDYLTLGRCEVALAGGVLIQSTANLIHAAWRSGTLSRDGQCLALDQRAGGMAVGEGVCAVVLKPLRAALADGDRIHAVIEAWGHNHNGKTNGMAAPSGKAQTALISDIYRRFRIQPETIGLVEANATGTPLGDTVEIQALVDAFRRYTDKRAYCALGTVENHIGHAYQCSGMAHLMKAVLALKHGEIPGTLRAEQPSAALEPESSPFYIHRHAMPWPAPNGAPRRAAVNSFGSTGANVHMVVAEAVMPPAAPDATNGPVLIALSAKTQSALTQRCRELLAFLEHRQVNLGQLSANLLLRRSHFTEHRCALVVSTRDELLAQLAYLAGDTAARGGEAPATGHSELYALAAQYRSGGAIDLERHFLVQEKVPLSLPGYPFEKRHCWMESGLEAGRAEQPASSRTIIQRLIQDISGYRAEEMDPTSPLSRYGLDSLMSMRLLALINERFGLALQLADLTANDSLNALARLADREGAIPREPQQRIGAPRPEAAEKEFTQQTRWFFERLQALPEALHVIRRVRRDADGDRDPQSATAVADGLTPQDWLMPEDWLMHCRPALTYLLERGIAVFNSSSHSYFVAHRSIDVAAEIERLDVPARESLLRHCPMGVLIAPVSQEQERNLYHSEVMQQSAWNIHHVYQSSLDDLDVSLLESALVSLIRRHDLLRTRYVQSGPSSWAQLVEAEGRPVFQVVEMPSPEAFQRFILERKNRLLQLGELPLFHLWLTKTAGHWYFGFVTHHSLADAFTTTLLFTDLMRRYTALAKREIPLDEPLGEEYWHYTLGQFDPQRCADEETAQFWRQRLSAATVAMKLPYNRPPDDVDERVLRIAENRVITLPDRLNQAIDHVHRAHGITFTHLFSAAIALALVEGMGNEKALIQYINNQRDRASLLNTPGEFTNMLFVPFEMSAFSNAGSAGAPAWPGATVLQFLLGMKRQTLACLRHAKIAFSDLLALTGLENYEGYYRQRGDVVIDSADIDTATLKQTQAHGSSRYADGFDREGRAVEGPALATLLFQLLRVNGRIHLVTSYRKALFDTSELHRLASMIVDIVEHMVENPDRPCSQMLAHFQAPLQRLRERSLRSVGAPPFARPSRSSSKPPVFAECQALNRVEQGRPVFWIHAGGLGGVEAYRTIARDVPRLFYGIQARGWMTEHHPLRGVEAMAAYYAHIIKSVQPHGPYDLGGYSLGGMLGYEVARQLQASGDDVASLVMVDSYDVVDTEPGPHFNKKNMLGAVNLSLQALAAEPKRADEYLIHRDELDCDADDHGFWSQLMMLAGKRGMTKPEGQLRELVRQMIKFGRSLMGDPYSIPPLIAPRSVRCHYVRNQSGTFYGQLEPHFTLPGTNKLYVDGMNYWRTWEERLPILEIMDVESSNHISLLSERCSAEAISGVCRGLYAIS is encoded by the coding sequence ATGACGGAAACCATACTGATTACTGGCGGCTGCGGCGGCCTGGGGGCTATCGTCGCCGGGCACCTGGCGGCCAAGGGACCCGTCAATCTGATTTTGAACGGAAGGTCTCCGTTGGGTGAGCGACAACGGAGCCAGCTTGCGGCGTTGGAGCAGCACAATTGCAATCCATTTTATCTGGAGGCGGATGTTAGTGACGCCAGCGCGCTTCGCCGAGGTTTGGCGGAAGCCCGAGCGCGGTTTGGTCCGATCGATGGTGTGATTCACGCCGCGGGTCTGGCCGGGCGGAAACTCTTCGAGCAGCCGCCAGGGGAGTTCCAGAAATTTCTGGACCCCAAGGTCCGCGGCGTACAGGTGCTCGATGAGGTGCTGGCCGGGGAGCCGCTGCGATTCGTGTGTTACTTCTCCTCGACTTCCGCCGTATTGGGTGACTTCGGCGCTTGCAACTATGCCGTCGGTAACCGTTTCATGATCGCCTACGCCCGCCACCGCAATGCGCTGTGGGAGCAGGGGCAGCGCCAGGGGCGCACCATCGTGATCAACTGGCCGCTGTGGCGCGATGGCGGCATGGGTTTTGGCGACGATCGGGTCGCGGCGCGGTACCTCAATGCCAGCGGCCAGCGGATGTTGGAGACGCGAGAAGGGCTGGCGCTGCTGGACCGTTTTCTCGGCGCGCAGCAGGAGTCGACCCAGCCTCTGGTGTTCGCAGGCCGACCCGATCGGATTTGCCGTTTTCTCGGTGTCGAGACCGCGGAGCAAGAAACGGCGCAGATTGCCGATGCGCCGGCCGCCGGCTCGGACAGCTCGGACAGCAGCGGCAAAAACGGGTTGGGCCGAGCGGCGCACATGCACGGCTGGCCGCTGGAAAACTGCCTGGCCTGGGACCTCAGAGAGATGATTACGGCGTTGCTCAAAGTGCCGGGCGATCGCCTGGACGAGACGACGCAACTGACGGACTTCGGTTTCGATTCGATCGGCCTGGTCCATTACGCGCGCGCGCTTTCGGAGCGCTACGGTCTTGCGATCACCCCCGATCTTTTCTTTGCCCATTCAACGCTGGAGCAACTGGAGCACTATTTCCTCACCGAGCACGGCCCGGTCATGGCGCGTTGCTATCGCGAAGAGCACGAAGAGCATCGAGGGGAACAACGAGAACAACGAGATCATCGGCAGGAACAACGACCCGTCCCCGCCTCCACGATTCGGGCAGAAGCCCCGTCGAATACGTCGGAGCCGATCGCCATCATCGGCATGAGTGGCCGATTTCCCAAAGCCCGCACGGTGGACGAACTGTGGAAGCTTCTTGCCGAGGGAATCAATGCGGTCGATAGAATTCCCGCCGATCGTTTCGACTGGCCAGCGTATGGCGGCTCCCTAGGTGAAGGTGCCGATCGGCCGTTGCCCCAATGGGCCGGCATGATCTCCGGGGTGGCGGAATTCGATCCGCAGTTTTTCGAGCTCTCCCCGCGCGAAGCCAACAGCATGGATCCCCGCCAGCGCCTTCTGCTGCAGGAAGCCTGGAATGCGCTGGAAAATGCCGCCTACGGGCCGCGGCAAATCGAGCGTCAACGCATGGGCATGTTCGTCGGCGTGGAGGAGGGGGACTACCATCGCTTGGGTGAAGAGTATTCGGTAGATCTGGATAAGGAGTCTTCGATAGCCTCCAATCACACCGGGATACTCGCCGCCCGCCTGGCCTACTTTCTCGATTTCAAAGGGCCGGTCATGGCCATCAACACCGCTTGTTCCTCGGCCCTGGTGGCCGTGCATCAGGCCTGCCAGAGTCTCTATAGCGACGAGTGCGACACTGCGCTGGCCGCGGGGGTCAACCTGCTCCTGACACCGGGCCCGCTACTCGACATGGCGCGGGCTGGCATGTTGTCGCCGGACGGGGAGTGCCGGCCCTTCGATAAACGCGCCAATGGGCTGGTGCCTGGCGAGGCGGTTGCCGTGGTGGTGCTCAAGCGCCTTTCCCGCGCCCTCGCCGACGGCGATCCCATTCACGCCATGTTGCTCGGCAGCGGCATCAATCACGACGGCCGAACCAACGGCATCACGGCGCCGAACCGGCTTTCCCAGACCGAGCTGATTCGCCGGGTTCACGCCAAGTCGGGTATCGAAGCCGCCCATATCGGCTACATTATCGCGCACGGCACCGGCACGTCATTGGGGGATCCGGTGGAGGTCAACGCCCTCAACGATGCCTTCCAAGGTGCGCCAGCGCGCGACGCTTGCGCCCTGACCTCGACCAAGTCCAACCTTGGCCACACCTTTGCGGCCTCCGGGCTGGTGAGCCTGCTGTGCATGGTGCAGGCGCTTCGCCACCGGACCATTCCCGCGAGCCTTCATTGCGAAGAGGAGAACGATTTCATTCAATGGGGCAAAGGCCCGTTCTTCGTCAACAAGGCGAATCGGCCTTGGCAGGTCGGGGCCGGTGAGCGGCGGCGCGGCGCGGTCAGCGCGTTCGGGATCAGCGGCACCAACGCCCATGTGGTGTTGGAGGAGTTCGATGGAGAGCCTGTAACCGGGGCCGGTGACGGGACGGAACCGCCGTACCACTTGCTGGTGCTTTCGGCAAAGACAGCGGCGGCGCTCACGGAAAACGCGCGCTCGCTCGGGCGGGCGCTCGGGGACGAAACCCTGGCGCGGCGGGGACTCGCCGCCATCGGCTACACCTTGCTCGAGGGGCGCACCCACTTCCGTCACCGCTGCGCCCTGGTGGTGACGTCGATCGACGACGCCAGAGAGCAGTTGAATCGGTTCGGCGAAGGAAAGCGGCGGACGCTGTTCGAGGGCGTGGTGCCGCGCGAGTTCAGCGAGCAGAAAGTGGTGGCGAATCACATCGCCGAATTGCTGCAACGAAGTCCCGATTTGATACGGGATCCTTCCTCTTATCGCGACATACTCTTGGGGCTGGGCGAATTTTACTGCCGCGGCTACCACATCGACGGCGAGATGCTGGCGGGAGGTCCGCGCCGCCGGATCTCCCTCCCGGCCTACGCGTTCGCGCGCGGGCACTACTGGCAAACGCGCGGCACGGGCGCCGAGCGTCGAACTGCCCGGGAAGAAAACAGGGAGGTAAACGTCGCACCGGAGGCCATTGGCACAGCCAGCTTCGAACCAATTTGGCTGGCTTCACCGCTGCCGGAAACAGCGGAAGAACTGGATTTTGCCGAACGGATCCAGTGGGTGTGCCGCGCCAATGAAAGCTCGATCCGCGAATTCTCCGTCGATGAACGCTCGACCGATGTGCATTCGACCGACGAATTCGATGCCCAAACTCCGTGCGAGCGTTACGAAGCCATCGCGCTACAGGTTTTCGAGCGGCTGCAGGGGATTCTGAGCCGCAAACCGGAGGCGGAAATCCTGCTGCAGTTGGTGGTCTGCGGCGAGGGGGACGACTCTCCGTTGACCAATCTGACGGGATTGCTGCGCACTGCCCAATGGGAAAACCCCGCGCTGGTCGCCCAGTTGATTCACGTAGAAGGCTCGCCCTCCCGACGACGGCTGGCGGATATCTTGGCGGAGAACCGCCGCGCGTCGAGGGATCGACAGATTCGCTACCGGCAAGGGCAGCGCGAGGTCATGCGCTGGGTGCCCCTGGAGAATGGACCGGTCGACGCGGAGGATGGCAGAATTCCCTGGCGCCATAACGGCGTCTACCTGATCACCGGTGGCAGCGGAGAACTCGCCCGCCTGCTCGCCAATGACATCTCGGCCAGCGCCCCGCAGGCCCGGTTGATTCTGTGCGGCCGCTCCGCGCCCGACGCCAGGATGGAAGCACGGCTTGCCGCCGGGCAGGGCTATCGACAAGCCGATATGAGCCGCCGGGAGGATGTCGAGAAGCTGATCGCTGATATCGAATCTCGGTATGGGCGGCTCACCGGCGTCATTCACTGCGCGGGCATTGTCGAAGATGGCTTCATCGTCAACAAAACAAGCCGGCAATTCCGCGCCGTCCTGTCGCCGAAGGTGGCCGGTACCGAGTGGCTCGACGGGGCCACGCGCGATATGGACCTCGATTTCTTCTTGCTGTTTTCGTCGAGCACCGGCGCACTGGGCAATCCCGGACAAGCGGATTATGCCGCGGCGAACGGTTTCATGGACGCCTTTGCGGACTACCGCAACCGGCTGGTGGCGGCGGGCGTGCGCCGCGGACACACGTTGTCGATCAATTGGCCATTGTGGCGCGAGGGCGGAATGCGGGTGGAGGCCGGCCGCCTGGAAATCCTTCGGCGCGACAACGGCATCGCGCCGCTGGAGACGGCCGCCGGGATGGGGGCGCTCCGGCGCGCGTTGACGGGAAGGAGGGCGCGCGTGATGGTGCTCGCGGGCGAAGTTTCCCGCCTGCCGTCGATATTGCAGCTCCCACAATCGCAGAACGCGCAACCACGGCATCGAAGCCCCGAGGCCCAAACCCCACCGCCTTCGAACCGAGAAGGGGTGAACGGGCAACGGATGACCCGGGCGGCGGCCGGCAGCCTGCTGATGCGGGAAATTCGGCAACAACTCCTGATCGGCGATGAACAGCCCCTGGATGCGGAAGCGACATTCACCGAACTCGGGCTCGATTCGATTCAATCGCTACGCTTGATGCGCGCGTTGTCGGCAAAGTTCGACCGGCCTTTGCGCGAGACACTGGTATTCGACTACCCAAACATCGCCGCCCTGGCGGAATATCTTTCCGGGCAGGAAATTGAAAAACCGCGGCCGCTGCCGCGGCCACTGAGCGCCGAGCCGCAGCCGGCCGATTTCAAAACGCATTTGGCCGCGCTGCGCCAGCGCTACGATGAAATCGTGCCCCTGCAGATCGAGGGCGACGGGCCATTGTTGTTCTGTATCCACCCCATGTCCGGGGACGTTGGTATCTACACCAAACTGGCGGAGTTCGCGGCGCGGCGGTTTCGCGTGATCGGCATCCGGTCGAGAGGATTGCTGAGCGGGCAGGAACCGCTGGCCACGGTGGAGACGATGGGTCGTCACTACGCGGGCATCCTCGCCGCGCTCGAACCGGGGAGGCCGAAGCATCTCATCGGCGCCTCCATGGGCGGTGCCGCCGCGTACGAGACCGCGCGACAACTTCAGCTGCAGGGCGAAAGCGTCCACACGCTGTTCCTGGTGGAGGCGCCGCTCATCGAGACGGACGAAGACGCCGCGCTCTGGGCTAGCGACTGGGTTGAAAACCATGTGATGAACGCCAATTTTCTATTGATTGCCCTGTTGCATCTCGAAGCCGATTTCCGCGCCAGAAAGGCCGCCGGCTACATCCAGTGGAGCGACCTGGAGATTCGCAGAGATGAACTCGAATCCCCGGGCGAAGCAAGGAGCAATGGGCAACAGCTGTGGGGTCACGGCGAAGAGTCGCTGGTCGAGCGCCTGGTTAGCCTGATCAAAGGCCGCGGCGTAACGCCGGAAAAGCCCTATCTCAAACAGCGGCTGCAATCCATGGCCGCCATTCATTCGGCCAACCTCCGGGCGCTGCAGGGTTATCGGGCGTCGCCCCGGTCCGCGGAGCGGGCGCAGTTGCCCCGTGTGCCCCGCGCGTTTTTTCTGCGCAGCCGCAGCGGCCAGGCGGTGTCCACCGGGGTTTACAATCCCGACTATCTCGTCAGGGTTCAACGCGCCAAGGGCGGTTTGTTGCCTTTTTTCGAGCCCTGGCAGGCCCTACTCCCGGGCATGACAACCTTCGAGGCGGAAGGCGGTAATCATTTCGACCTGCTCAGCAGCGATGCCGCGGTCGAACGCATGGCGGAGCGAATCGCGGCCATACTCGCGGCACCGGTTGAAATTCTGGATGCTCCTCCTGAAGTGGCAAAACTGCCGACGAAAACCCCGGCATTGAAACGGCCCGAGCCCGATGAACACGGCGGCGAAGCCATCGCCATCATCGGCATGTCGGGCCGCTTTCCCGGCGCCGAGACGCTCGAACAGTTTTATGATCTACTGAAGTCAGACCGCTGCGCACTCGCGCCGCTGCCGAGCACACGCGGCTGGGACCTGCCCACAGTCGAAGTGAATCAGGGCGGATTTCTACCGGATATCGAGAAATTCGATCCACTGTTTTTCAATATACCGCCGAACGAGGCCGCGCTGGCCGACCCCGCCGAACGGCTCTTTCTACAAGAGAGCTGGAAGGCCATCGAAGACGCCGGCGTCGACCCTCTGTCGCTCGCGGGAAAAAACTGGGGCGTGTTCTGCGGTGGCGGCGGCGATTACACCCTTCGGATCCAGGCCCACAGCGGTGTCTCTCCCCATGTGACGACGTCGGCCATCCCTGGGCGGGTATCTTACAGCCTCAATTTGGCCGGCCCCTGCCTGTCGGTGGACGCCGGCTGCGCCTCCTCGCTGCTGGCGCTGGCACAGGCCTGCGATTATCTGACCCTGGGCCGGTGCGAAGTGGCGCTGGCTGGCGGCGTGCTGATTCAGAGTACGGCCAATCTTATCCACGCGGCCTGGCGTTCCGGAACGTTGTCGCGGGACGGGCAGTGCCTGGCGCTCGACCAGCGCGCGGGCGGTATGGCCGTGGGCGAGGGCGTGTGCGCCGTGGTGCTCAAACCGCTCCGAGCGGCACTGGCCGACGGCGACCGTATCCACGCCGTCATCGAGGCCTGGGGCCACAATCACAACGGCAAGACCAACGGTATGGCGGCGCCGAGCGGCAAAGCGCAGACGGCGCTGATCTCGGATATCTATCGCCGGTTCCGGATCCAGCCCGAGACAATCGGCCTCGTCGAGGCCAACGCCACCGGCACGCCGCTCGGCGATACGGTGGAGATCCAGGCCCTGGTAGATGCCTTTCGCCGATATACCGACAAGCGCGCGTACTGCGCTCTGGGGACGGTCGAGAACCATATCGGGCACGCCTATCAGTGCTCCGGCATGGCGCATCTGATGAAGGCCGTCCTGGCTCTCAAGCATGGGGAAATTCCAGGCACCCTGCGTGCCGAGCAGCCCAGTGCCGCGCTGGAGCCGGAGAGCAGCCCCTTTTATATCCATCGGCACGCGATGCCCTGGCCGGCCCCCAACGGCGCACCCCGGCGCGCCGCGGTCAACAGTTTTGGCTCCACGGGAGCCAATGTGCACATGGTCGTGGCCGAAGCGGTGATGCCGCCGGCGGCACCGGATGCCACGAACGGTCCGGTGCTGATAGCGCTCTCCGCGAAAACGCAATCGGCGCTGACCCAGCGTTGTCGCGAGCTCCTGGCGTTTCTCGAGCACCGGCAGGTGAACCTGGGCCAGCTTTCGGCGAATTTGCTATTGCGACGCAGTCATTTTACCGAGCACCGCTGTGCACTGGTGGTTTCGACCCGCGACGAGCTGCTTGCCCAGCTTGCATATCTTGCTGGCGATACGGCGGCCCGCGGCGGCGAAGCACCCGCGACGGGGCACAGCGAACTTTACGCGTTGGCGGCCCAGTACCGGAGCGGCGGTGCCATCGACCTGGAGCGACATTTTTTGGTGCAGGAGAAAGTCCCCCTGTCGTTGCCCGGCTATCCGTTCGAAAAAAGGCATTGTTGGATGGAGAGCGGGCTGGAAGCTGGGAGGGCGGAGCAACCGGCCTCCAGTCGGACGATCATTCAACGACTGATTCAGGACATCAGCGGTTACCGCGCCGAGGAGATGGATCCAACCTCGCCGCTAAGCCGCTATGGGCTCGACTCTCTGATGAGTATGAGATTGCTGGCGCTGATCAACGAGCGTTTCGGCCTGGCGTTGCAACTTGCGGATCTGACCGCCAATGACAGCCTGAATGCGCTGGCTCGCCTCGCCGATCGTGAAGGCGCCATCCCCCGCGAACCGCAACAGCGGATCGGTGCGCCGCGGCCGGAGGCGGCGGAGAAGGAGTTTACGCAGCAAACGCGCTGGTTCTTCGAGCGTCTGCAAGCATTGCCCGAGGCCCTTCACGTTATCCGCCGGGTGCGCCGCGACGCCGATGGCGATCGCGACCCGCAGAGCGCTACGGCGGTTGCGGACGGGTTGACACCCCAGGATTGGTTAATGCCCGAGGATTGGTTGATGCATTGCCGCCCGGCGTTGACCTACCTGCTCGAGCGCGGCATCGCTGTGTTCAACAGCTCCAGTCATTCTTACTTTGTCGCGCACCGCTCGATCGATGTGGCCGCGGAGATTGAACGGCTCGATGTCCCCGCTCGCGAGAGCCTGTTGCGCCACTGCCCGATGGGGGTACTGATCGCCCCCGTCTCCCAGGAGCAGGAGCGAAATCTCTATCACTCCGAGGTGATGCAACAGTCGGCCTGGAACATTCACCACGTCTACCAATCGAGCCTCGACGACCTGGACGTGTCCCTGCTCGAGTCGGCGCTGGTGAGTTTGATCCGCCGCCACGACCTGCTGCGCACACGTTACGTGCAGTCGGGGCCATCGAGCTGGGCGCAGCTCGTCGAAGCCGAAGGCCGGCCGGTGTTTCAGGTCGTCGAAATGCCATCGCCCGAAGCCTTTCAACGGTTTATCCTGGAGCGGAAAAATCGCCTGCTGCAGCTGGGCGAATTGCCGCTGTTCCACCTATGGCTGACAAAGACCGCCGGCCACTGGTATTTCGGCTTTGTCACCCACCACAGTCTCGCCGACGCTTTCACCACGACGCTTTTGTTTACCGACTTGATGCGCCGGTACACCGCGCTGGCGAAGCGTGAAATCCCGCTGGACGAGCCGCTGGGCGAAGAGTACTGGCACTACACCCTGGGGCAGTTCGACCCGCAACGCTGTGCCGATGAAGAGACGGCGCAGTTTTGGCGCCAGCGTCTCTCGGCTGCGACGGTGGCGATGAAATTGCCTTACAACCGACCGCCGGACGACGTCGATGAGCGTGTTCTGCGGATCGCCGAAAATCGTGTCATCACCTTGCCGGACAGACTGAACCAGGCAATAGATCACGTTCATCGGGCTCACGGCATCACCTTTACACACTTGTTTTCCGCCGCCATCGCCCTGGCCCTGGTCGAAGGTATGGGCAACGAAAAAGCGTTGATACAATACATCAACAACCAGCGCGACCGGGCTTCCCTGTTGAACACACCCGGGGAATTCACCAACATGCTGTTTGTTCCCTTCGAGATGAGCGCTTTCTCGAACGCCGGTTCTGCGGGCGCGCCAGCCTGGCCTGGGGCCACGGTACTGCAATTTTTACTCGGCATGAAGCGGCAGACCCTGGCGTGCTTGCGCCATGCCAAAATAGCGTTTTCGGATTTGCTGGCCCTCACCGGGCTGGAAAATTATGAGGGGTATTACCGCCAGCGCGGGGACGTGGTGATCGACAGCGCCGATATCGATACGGCAACGCTGAAGCAGACGCAGGCGCACGGCAGCTCCCGCTATGCCGATGGTTTCGACAGGGAGGGGCGGGCCGTCGAAGGGCCGGCGCTCGCCACGCTGTTGTTTCAGCTTTTGCGCGTGAACGGGCGCATTCATCTAGTCACCTCCTATCGAAAAGCGTTGTTCGACACGAGTGAGCTGCATCGGCTAGCGTCCATGATTGTCGATATCGTGGAGCACATGGTCGAGAATCCCGATCGGCCCTGCAGCCAAATGCTGGCCCATTTTCAGGCCCCGTTGCAGCGACTGCGGGAGCGATCGCTGCGTTCTGTCGGCGCCCCCCCTTTCGCGCGACCGTCGCGGAGCTCCAGCAAACCTCCGGTTTTTGCCGAGTGCCAAGCGCTCAATCGGGTTGAACAGGGGCGGCCCGTATTCTGGATTCACGCCGGAGGACTGGGCGGCGTGGAAGCTTACCGCACCATTGCCCGTGACGTTCCGCGTCTATTTTACGGCATTCAGGCCCGCGGCTGGATGACGGAACACCATCCGTTGCGAGGTGTGGAGGCCATGGCCGCCTATTATGCCCACATCATCAAATCGGTACAGCCGCACGGCCCTTACGATCTTGGCGGTTACTCCCTGGGGGGCATGCTGGGCTACGAAGTCGCCCGCCAGTTGCAAGCGTCGGGCGATGACGTGGCGAGCCTGGTGATGGTGGACAGCTACGATGTCGTCGACACCGAACCCGGCCCGCATTTCAACAAGAAGAACATGCTCGGCGCGGTGAATCTGTCGCTGCAGGCATTGGCGGCGGAGCCCAAACGGGCTGACGAGTATTTGATCCACAGGGACGAACTGGACTGCGATGCCGACGACCATGGGTTCTGGTCGCAACTGATGATGCTGGCTGGTAAGCGCGGGATGACCAAGCCCGAAGGCCAATTGCGGGAGTTGGTGCGGCAGATGATCAAGTTTGGCCGTTCATTGATGGGCGATCCGTATTCCATCCCGCCGCTCATCGCGCCGCGGTCGGTCCGGTGTCATTACGTTCGCAACCAAAGCGGAACGTTTTATGGACAACTGGAACCCCACTTTACGCTGCCGGGAACGAACAAGCTGTATGTCGACGGTATGAATTACTGGCGCACCTGGGAGGAGAGACTGCCCATTCTTGAAATCATGGACGTGGAGTCGTCCAATCACATCAGCCTGCTGTCGGAGCGGTGCTCCGCGGAGGCTATCTCGGGGGTTTGTAGGGGCTTGTATGCAATTTCATAG